The Vicia villosa cultivar HV-30 ecotype Madison, WI linkage group LG1, Vvil1.0, whole genome shotgun sequence genome includes a region encoding these proteins:
- the LOC131645039 gene encoding basic form of pathogenesis-related protein 1-like, with amino-acid sequence MGSFSLLYILALIFIVDSHIAHAQDSPADYVNSHNAARSKIDINVRIPNIVWDNNLAAFAQNYANRRKDCKLIPSGSGGRYGEYFGENLAVSKGGLSGIEAVKLWVDEKTNYDYNSNSCVGGECLHYTQVVWRDSQHVGCGKVRCDNGGTFVTCNYDPPGNIVGQLPY; translated from the coding sequence ATGGGTTCATTTTCTCTATTGTATATCTTGGCCTTAATATTCATTGTTGATAGTCACATTGCACATGCCCAAGATTCACCAGCAGATTACGTAAACTCCCACAATGCAGCAAGATCAAAAATTGATATCAATGTTCGAATTCCAAATATTGTATGGGACAACAATCTCGCTGCTTTCGCACAAAATTATGCTAATCGACGGAAGGATTGTAAGTTGATCCCCTCCGGTAGTGGTGGTCGATACGGTGAGTATTTTGGCGAGAATCTTGCGGTGAGCAAGGGGGGTTTGAGTGGCATAGAGGCAGTGAAATTATGGGTGGATGAGAAAACCAACTATGATTATAATAGTAACTCTTGTGTTGGTGGTGAATGCCTTCATTATACTCAAGTGGTTTGGAGAGATTCACAACATGTTGGATGTGGCAAAGTGAGATGTGATAATGGAGGAACGTTTGTTACTTGCAATTATGATCCACCCGGTAACATTGTTGGCCAATTACCATATTAA
- the LOC131645038 gene encoding pathogenesis-related protein 1-like gives MGSFYVLCILSLVLIIGSSEVAHGQDSADDYVNAHNAARSAVALDGFSIPNILWNATAAEAAQDYVNQHKDCKVDVSVGKGDIFAYGKNIAVSTKNISGADAVKLWVDEKPYYDHYGNTCHRGECRHYIQVVWSKSLELGCAKVRCDNGGTLVACIYTPPATGGSESPY, from the coding sequence ATGGGTTCATTTTATGTATTGTGTATCTTAAGTTTAGTACTTATTATTGGTAGTAGTGAAGTTGCACATGGCCAAGACTCCGCAGACGATTACGTGAACGCCCACAACGCAGCAAGATCAGCAGTAGCACTTGACGGTTTCAGTATTCCAAATATTCTTTGGAATGCCACTGCTGCTGAAGCTGCCCAGGACTATGTTAATCAACACAAAGACTGTAAGGTGGACGTGTCCGTTGGTAAGGGTGATATATTCGCTTACGGAAAGAATATCGCGGTGAGCACGAAGAACATAAGTGGTGCGGATGCAGTGAAATTGTGGGTGGATGAAAAACCATATTATGATCACTATGGAAACACATGTCACCGTGGAGAATGTCGTCATTATATCCAGGTGGTTTGGTCTAAATCACTAGAACTTGGATGTGCTAAAGTGAGATGTGATAATGGAGGCACACTCGTTGCTTGCATTTATACACCTCCTGCCACCGGTGGTAGTGAATCACCATACTAA
- the LOC131597823 gene encoding uncharacterized protein LOC131597823 — protein MVQCYCCNRFGHFAKDCWSNKEEAKIARGDSDDEPVLLMAYESDEEPVNSEEESESEVSEDESELEDDSEAEDKSESEGDSESEGESEDESESEEDSASDDESELESGTSEGGASEGSPASDGGHDSERKDYEVGTSEGRASEGDPTSKGGTSGGNQTSEENPEGDMVLESEGDSELLGIEEALKKKGWLNAIKEELEALEGNKTWKLTKLPKEKKTINVRWVFKEKSAFLNGVSEVAHCSNQKKLADVMMKDVKTEHLIRLRDGVGVVDFG, from the exons ATGGTTCAGTGTTACTGTTGTAATAGGTTTGGCCACTTTGCTAAAGATTGTTGGTCAAACAAAGAAGAAGCAAAAATAGCCAgaggagattctgatgatgaacctgtgctattaatGGCTTATGAATCTGATGAGGAACCTGTGA attctgaagaagagTCAGAATCTGAggtttctgaagatgagtcagagttAGAAGATGACTCTGAAGCTGAAGACAAGTCAGAATCCGAAGGTGATTCTGAGTCTGAaggagaatcagaagatgagtcagaatctgaagaagattctgcttctgaTGATGAGTCAGAACTTGAAA GTGGAACTTCTGAAGGCGGAGCTTCTGAAGGTAGTCCAGCTTCTGACGGTGGTCATGATTCTGAAAGAAAAGATtatgaagttggaacttctgaaggcAGAGCTTCTGAAGGCGATCCAACTTCTAAAGGTGGAACTTCTGGTggtaatcaaacttctgaagaaaATCCAGAAGGAGATATGGTTCTAGAATCAGAAGGAGATTCTGAACTATTGGGTATTGAAGAAGCACTCAAGAAGAAAGGCTGGCTGAATGCCataaaagaagaacttgaggctttaGAAGGAAACAAAACTTGGAAGTTAACTAAGCttccaaaggagaagaaaaccatCAACGttagatgggttttcaaggagaAATCTGCATTTTTAAATGGAGTATCAGAAGTTGCACACTGTAGCAACCAGAAGAAACTTGCAGATGTTATGATGAAGGATGTCAAGACTGAACACCTTATCCGTTTGAGGGATGGAGTTGGTGTTGTAGATTTTGGCTag
- the LOC131597830 gene encoding probable LRR receptor-like serine/threonine-protein kinase At1g53430: MICSHDPPNSASKSLFINCGGSQEIVDGKTYEDDSGLGGPARFHAYPTGNWTFSTTGVLPGSKTVGESYSPHNISKLTMVDSKLYTRAHVSPISLTYYGYCLQKGSYIVNLHFAKIMIPDDQTYASLGRRVFDIYLQGKLVQKDFNIAKEAGGVGKKIVKQFNNIVVSSNTLEIRLYWAGIGKQNLPINSIYGPLISSISVELSGA; the protein is encoded by the exons ATGATTTGCTCACATGATCCGCCAAATTCAGCGTCAAAATCACTTTTTATAAACTGTGGTGGAAGTCAAGAAATAGTCGATGGAAAAACTTATGAAGATGATTCAGGCTTAGGTGGACCAGCGAGATTCCATGCATATCCTACAGGAAACTGGACATTTAGCACCACTGGTGTACTCCCTGGAAGTAAAACTGTTGGAGAATCTTATTCTCCACACAATATCTCTAAACTTACTATGGTAGATTCCAAATTATACACGCGTGCACATGTTTCACCTATTTCTTTGACTTATTATGGATATTGTCTACAAAAGGGTAGTTACATAGTGAATCTACATTTTGCGAAAATAATGATCCCAGATGATCAAACTTATGCTAGTCTGGGAAGGCGCGTATTTGATATATACCTTCAG GGAAAGTTAGTGCAAAAGGACTTTAATATTGCGAAAGAAGCCGGAGGAGTTGGCAAGAAAATTGTAAAACAATTCAATAATATTGTTGTTAGTAGTAATACTCTCGAGATTCGCTTGTATTGGGCAGGTATAGGGAAACAGAATCTCCCAATTAATTCTATATATGGTCCTCTTATATCTTCTATATCAGTCGAATTATCTGGTGCGTAA